The nucleotide window GGAACTAGACGACAGCCGACCGTCGCTACCACCCCAAATCCAACTTGGGTGGTTTGCCCTAAACAGTCAGCATCGCCATTTACAGGTGTCATTTCTGGGACCATGACACGTATTATAGGAAATAATTGCGAGGTCACGAAGCCAACTCGATCCGTCGACGTAAGAATATCCCGATCCTCCTAATTAAACATACCGGCGCAACAGTAAAAGTGTGGTTTTAGATTTCACGGAATAAGGAAAAAGGGATATAGTGAGTGCAGCATCCATTAATTGCTTGTTCTCCACAGGGATATTGCTAAATGAATAAGAATATATCATTTTATGAACTTTGCTAGTGATATTGCATGTGTACTATACATTAATTATTGCACGTAATCCTGCATATTCGAACAACAACTCATATTGTTTTGCGAAGGATTTCCCCAATGACATCTTTTTTCTAGCTAGTTACTGATTCCACGATATATGAGTTATTATTGAAGTAAAGAACCGTCTTAAAAACAACTTGTAGGAGATCGAATTATCTATGAATATTACATTAATTTTACAGAATTGATAAAAATTATTATTCTTAAATACGAGTTAATAAGATATAATAAGCACGTTTTTCATTCACCCGAatactattcaaaaaaaaaacttaaatcaTTGTCTAATATCAAGTAGTCATAAAAGTCTCTCATATGAAAGTGAGAGGTTTCGATTCGCCTCCCGTATTCATTTATTAGTTGTTATATTTGTTATATCATTAAAAAAAGAGTCTTTAACCCAAATCACAAAAATAAGTCAAAATTATTCCATCTAACCCAgcaatttttattctcactaaacCAATTTCACCCTCAGTCAAATTGAACAATTAcatcatctctctctcattcttccgatatgcactctctctctctctctctctctctctctctctctctgtacgTACAGATcaccctccctccctccctgtACATACAGATCACCGGTCCCAGTGATGAAGTGTTTCCATTTCACCATCGGCAAGAGGCGCGACGATGACAAGACTGAGCTCGGCGTTGTTTCTAGTGCGTCGTCCAAGGTCTCGTGGGCGCGATCCCTCAGCGTGGCCTCCAACAAATACGACAACACCAACTACAATCGACGGTCCGAATTTGACTCCAACTCCCATGACATGTCGGACTCGGCGGCCTTCTACGCCTTGCTGAGTCAGCTCCAGGCCAACTATCTGAGGGTAGTCGCCTTCTCCAAGCTTAAATCGGCGAGTTGCGGGTTCAGTCGAGCCTTGCTGATCAGCGAGGGAGGGTTTGCAGGTGACCAAACTTGCAGCTTTCCCACTTCCAATCGTCGCAATTGCCACACCAACTCGGACTTCATCAGACCTCTGAAGCTCCACGCGCCAGTGAGGGAGTTCAGGTCCAGGCTTTGCTTCGGGTCAGGGCTCGTGACGGCGTCGttctggttttttttatttttgggtaaaatgggggcagaaggcctataaggaaagaaaaaagaaaaaaatatattttgttgtctcctaataaaatatttattggggggcaataaatgttttgaattgatgtaatctcctcttcttctttttttcttaatcaaagttttatttatctaattttagagAGATTAGTTTCCACTTCGGCAATCAAaaggtttattgggggacaataaaggtctattggagggcaataaacctctcggGCCCCCTATTGAGATCTCCAACGACCTCAATGGGGACCTCCGGTGAAGTTTCATGAACTTTTATTATCCCTTATAAATCTTTATTGGGGGCAACAAAGGTTTATTGGGTGACAATAAACCTCTCTAGTGACCTGTAAGATCTCTGACGACCTCTTTAGGGACCTCCAGCTAGGTTTTCGAAAAAGTCCTATGACCGGACTCTGGCGAGTCTCTTATggcttctctatctctctctctctctctctctctctatgtaacaaagagGTGATGACAAaatagttttaaaaaaaaaaaaaacttaattgggtattagggaagactttaTTAAAGTTTTTATggataagtgggaaaaaaataagtAAGTGGTGTGTGGGGGGACCCTAGAATTAGAGTAAATGGTCAAAATCccttaaacaaaattaaaacttAAATTATTAATTGGGTAATAAGAATgactatatatcatacataattaacattaaaaccctaaaaaattattaaattatcTAGCAGAGAACAGGCTGCAGATAATGTTCATCCATGCAATGAAAACTATTTTAGAAGCTCAGTCGACCTTGGTCTCTCCACTTTTGTAATTGGGAGTTGGGGACCTACACCATAATTATTAGAATTCAAGTGCGATGCAGATGTATGACGTCTGGGAAGTGAATAAACCAAACATTGCTGACTAGTTGCTAGtgcttgattctctctctcGTGGAGGATAAGGAGATAAAGGTGGGATGTGGCCGGCACCTTTGTTTTTCAAGTGTCATGCAAattaattattcatttattaGAATTTAATTTGGAGTGATGCCGAGGATTGTGGGAGATTAAGATTATGATAGAGAGCACAAGATTATGATAGAGAGCACAATCGGTTAGGAGGCTAACGTCGGGAAATTATTAGGTGGTCTCGGATCATAGTATACATGGTGGTTCGAATTGATGTTATTGGTTCATATAATTTATGTTTGTTTCTTATTGAtcctttaatttaatttttcttttattttttcacccCACAAAATTCGAGTGATATTATTGGCTTGAACCACATGACAATGTCACGTGATAGTCCAAGACCACCTAATAATTTCCCACTAACGTTGTAGGACCCCATTACatgttcaaaacttcaaatggtGGATAAAGGAATGACATAAACAAGCAAGAAGACAAGGATAAGCGGATTTTAGTTTAAGTTGAGTATTGATCGGAGTTATCATAAAATGAATGTTGCGATATAGAAGAGGAAAATTGGATGCATGAGCTTTTCCATCGACTTGTCACTTTTCAATTCCACACCCTTTACCACTTTGCATTACTTATTCATTATCAAAGGTAACCCTTActtgttttcggttttggaGCAAAGCTTGTTTAAGGAATTGTTAATCAGTGCAACGATCTTGATCATGACTTGGATTATCAATTCCAACTAAATGAACATTAATAATTAGTATCGATAGCTGGAGCCTTCCTACCTTTCTCTATGATTAGTCTCTACAAGATCTAGATTAATTAGACTGGCCGGCACCGATTAACCTTAACACAGAAGCTACCCCTTTCCaaattttcttcctcttcgtttGTTTGCTGTGAGTGTATTTGTGTAAGTCTCGAGAAAACTCCGAAATTGCATTTCTCCATGAACAGGACCACATTGCCAGTTATCCATGGACATTACGTTAAAATGAAGCAAAGTATAACGTACTTAATTAGAAGATAGATATATATGGGGCCGGATCACAGCTGGGGCAAATTTTTGTGGAGAGGATGTAGCTGCTATATATATCCAGCCACATCTTGACATTTTTTCGGACGCCAGGTAGAAGGGACCCAACTCGATCAGCATTTTCAGTCATAATTTGCTCCAAGAACAAACTTTGGAGTAGTGGATCCCATGCCTTACGTACGGGCATTACAGTTTTGCTTCCATGAAAATGACTCTGAACATGGGTATGCTGGGAGACTTGATGATCATACTAATTAAACCTTAGTCTTAATTGATCGAATGCAATAAATCGAGATCAGTCACTGAGGACAATGATAACTAAGGACAATGATGTTATTCCAAAATATCAAGAACAGTTTACATCAGAATTTTTAAGTTTTGCATATCAAACTATGAATTTTGACTTCGTAAGTCGATctttatcaactaattattgCGAGTTACATTGAATGctctaatttcttttattttataggcCAATGTAttatacacatttttttttaataaatatcaTATCGATATATTAATAACTCAAGTCAGAAAGggtcattacatatcctccctctatCGTCACGGAATatataaagagtttgtggtagtaGCACAGTGATATATACATTAGGTCCAATCATTTGACGATTTCATGCTCATAAAGGGAGCCTATAGACTATTAACTACTATTTAGTAAATAGGTGGAGTAAAATAGACTCGATGACGCTCACTAAAAACCTAGAAGCATACCTCCCTAACAAGTAAGGAATTACTGTAATCAAAATGACTAAACTAAAACAACAACCCAAACTATGACCCAATGGAGAATCCCAAACCAAGGTTAGAACCCAAGAAGATTAGCTCGACCCAACCCCAACATCATCCCCTGCAACATGGATGCCCGAGCACCAGCCATGACTCAGTCACCGCCATTCCAGGAGTACCGCCTCCCACCGCCATCATCGTCTAAGCAACAGGCCAGGGTATGAAGCCCGAACCCATTCGGATTTGGGTTACTAAACCCTGCTGCCACTCAGATGCCAACACTGCCGTTCCTGGAGCTTGTGTCGCAAACACCAACTGCCAACAAGGATTAGAAAGAGCTCGATGCCGGCTAATCTATGTCATGATTCCCTTATGTCCGAGATCCCAAGAGCCACAACGGAGCCATGACGACCACCACTCGTCCGGTAGCACCACAACATCAGAGCGGTAGAGGTCGGCACTGACGCTGACCACCTCCTTTGCAAGCGTAGCTTGAAACCGAAAAACGGCTCTCAGCGGCTAGAgagatagaaagagagagactcttAGGGTTTGTGACTCGCCATGCtgatttgtgttattttcactaATTAGGAAATATGGAGTATGTATTATACACATAATCGTGGatacttcatatatatatatatataggaattttctcaggtgcggacgtccgtaccgaattTTAGGTATGGATTTCCTgtttttcgaccactttccggctatatttttacatcttaaccgttcagtttttaggtcctagtgtatagatcacctctacaaaatttcagccaatttggtgatcgttaaggcatccaaaactgcattttacacgaacggaccgaatctgtagaaccggaaccgttcgtatttataatggtaaattgcagttttggatgacttaaagatcatcaaattggctgaaattttgcagaggtgatctatacactaggacctaaaaactgaacggttaagatgtaaaaatgtggccggaaagtggtcgaaaacaggaaatccggaCCGAAaattcggtacggacgtccgcacctaagacggattgtgtatatatatatcgacATCTCTACCGTTCTAgctttttagccaaattgatgattgtttgggccattttaagggattgatTCTTTGATCAATTTTTCGGTCACTTATTAACATCTCCACCGTTCAGTTGTTAgatctatatgagtagatcaattctgcaaattttcagtcaaattaataattgttaaggcattcagaattgtgatttacaattataaacatgaatggttctggtttgacagatttggtttgtctattgatttaatctaggtTGATACCTTAACAGTCActaatttagctgaaattttgcaacaGAGATCTATTCATGGAGTCCTAAGAAGTGAACAGTCGAGATGCTGATATGTGATCTCAAAGTGGGTCCCACAAGGGAtctattaaaattactaaaaaaagGATATCttagtgaaatatatatatatatatatatatatttatatattgatAGGTAGAATAGGTTCATAGTATTAATGAAATCAACCTAGTACATACACCAATACATGAAATTCAAGCAGACATGCCTAACTACATTGGTACATAACTACCTTAGACAGTTAAGCTCCTAGTCTAAGCTAAACAAAAACACTTTGCCTTTGAAGGAACTATATAGGCTGTTACTTGCACCCGTCAAGCATGTAATTGTGGTGGGAAACACCAATAACACTTCTAGGAAGACACATAGAAGAACTTTAGCCAGGATAGATGAGACAAACTAGATCAAGCTGAACGGTTTGTCACCTAaactagaaaaagaaaacatacaaaatGCATAGACCAGGTCGAAGCCCACTACCACTCCCAAAAGAAGGGACTTATTGAAAAGTAAACTAAAACAATGGAAAAGGACAATAGCCCAAGCAAGGCCCTAAGGAAAGCCTAGCAATAGGCCCAACCCAGCCCTGCCTCAACCTTCCATGTAGACCCATCAAGAGCACCCACTCCATCCGCCATCACTGTGGTCAAAACGAGGAGCTCCTCCATCCCCCCACCTCGACACAACCAACAGAGCAGGGCACCGCTGCTGCCTCCGCCTCCTGGAACAAGCCCTCCCACGTGCACCTAACGTCGAACCAAAACCAGTGCACCCATCTTCACTCGTCATAGAGCAACAAAACATAACAAAGTCGGAACACCACCGTCCAGACTCCGAACAGAGTGATCTCAAGAAGCCCAACTTTAAGAACTATCACCCGTCCGGCCACAGCCAACGACAGTAGCATGACCAAGGTCGGCACTGCTGCATGCTAGCCACCACCGGATGATTATAGAATGAAAACTGACTAGGCTCACAGATAAAGACAGTGACAGTTAGAATTTATGCTCTTTATATATAAATGTTAATATGTGGtgaaaataacaattttttGTTTAACACGAATATATTACCTAAAATCCGGTATAACCCAAGAGAATCAAAATGCCTAGAATTTTCTTACTATGAAATGACAGTCTATGTTCAAATGTATCCGCCAAGCAAAGTCGACATGAATaaaaatcttcatacaagtaaAAAGATCGAGAAAAGAAGACAGACAAGTCATCACTGACTATGACACTGTTTGATTAGCACCAAATAATTTCTTGATGTGCACCAAAATTATAATTTGATGGCcgagagaaaatgggaaaaagAAAGTTACAGTGTGAGCTCGGCTTTAACTCCACAGGAATAGGAATCTGATCCACCTACGTAAGCTGACCAACCCCATTCCCCTTTCACTTGGTACCCCCTCTGCAAatcaaaattctataaataaggTCCAAAGGGTTCTATACATAGGCTTGAAAACACAACTCCAAGTCTAGTCTACAACCTCCCCAATCCTCCTCCTCTCTTCTCCAATCCCTAGTCCAGtagtcctctctctcttttactCAAACCCCTAAAGTTAAAGGCAGTATGGTCGGACCATCAGCTGACCCCACCAACACTCTCAAATTCCTCTGCAGCTACGGCGGCAAAATCCTCCCCCGTTACCCTGACGGCAAGCTCCGTTATCTCGGCGGCGAAACCCGCGTCCTTGCCGTCCACCGTTCCATTTCCTTCTCTGGTCAGTTCCACTTCCGCTACTGCCCTTTTCAGTTTGTTCGTAATATGTTATACATAGTAAGCTCATGAGGGTTTTTTTGGGTGATTACAGAGCTATTGCTGAAGCTGGGAGAGCTGTGTGGCACAACCGTCGGCCTCCGTTGCCAACTGCCAACCGAAGACCTCGACGCCCTTATCTCCGTCAAGTGCGACGAGGACCTCGCCAATCTCATCGAGGAGTACGACACAGCTGCGGCGGCCGCCACGCCGTTGAAGATCAGAGCCTTCCTTTCGCTCCCCGCCAACAAAATTCCGACGTCTCCTCAGTCATCCTCGGCGTCCTCCTCGAAATCCTCGTCTTCAAATCACAGTAATACATATGCCTCCGGATCCACTCCCAGATTCTCGATGCCGTTGCTGGCGGAACGTTGCCTCCGTCAAGTTTCGCATACGGCGCCGTTTCAGCGAGCTCCAGCAGCAGCTGGGAAAGCTCCTCACTGTGCTAATTACCAAGCTCATGGAAACCCTAGCCGTCTCTACCTCGTCCACAACGGCAACCACTGGCAATAACACACCATGTGCATGGCAGTGATAAAACCTTTGATCTGAGAGACTAGTCGGACAGAACAAATCCTATATGCCGCATTTGAAAGAGACTAAATACCAAAAatccaaagaaaacaaaaatcagagtatatatttatatgatgTAATCGTTCAGAAGGGTTGCTTATTTTGATCCGCGGCGATTAATG belongs to Rosa chinensis cultivar Old Blush chromosome 4, RchiOBHm-V2, whole genome shotgun sequence and includes:
- the LOC112200357 gene encoding uncharacterized protein LOC112200357, which produces MVGPSADPTNTLKFLCSYGGKILPRYPDGKLRYLGGETRVLAVHRSISFSELLLKLGELCGTTVGLRCQLPTEDLDALISVKCDEDLANLIEEYDTAAAAATPLKIRAFLSLPANKIPTSPQSSSASSSKSSSSNHSNTYASGSTPRFSMPLLAERCLRQVSHTAPFQRAPAAAGKAPHCANYQAHGNPSRLYLVHNGNHWQ